From the genome of Natranaerobius trueperi:
CCAGCTTTTTTTCTTAACCTCGTAATTCTTCAGCTAATCCTTTTAAGAAATTAACACTTTTTTCATTTCTAGGCTCAATTTCAACTCCTCCAGTAATTCTCGCAACCGGACTAGTATCTTTTTTAACTTCATCGACTTTCATTTCTATTACTGCCATACCATCATTGACATCAGACTTTTCTTTGATAATATCACACTCACCCTTTACACTAAAGGCAATATCATCATCTTCCATAACACTTACGACTACTTTGCCATTTTGTTTGATATTTTTATAAGTTTCATGCATTGATCCGATACTCATCCTAAGTATTTTACTATCTGGTGCATAAAATAGTGCCATAGGTGCAGCGTTTGGATATCCATTTTCTGATACAGTTGCTACAACGGCTGTAACCTCTTTTTCATTAAATAATTTCTTGTGTTCTTCTGTTAATTTGGATCCTAAAATATGTGACATATAAGTATCCCTCCCTAGTTAAAATATTATTTTAGCTCCCTGCAAAACTCAAAAAGTCTGCCATAAGAGGATTTTACAGGGTATTTCAACAGGAACCCCTCCACTTCATATTGAAATATTCATTAGGAATATTTCTTGGGAGGTGATCCTGTGAAAGATCAAATTTCTTTCTTTGATTACTCTGATGAGTTTCAAAAGTTAGATTCTCATTCGAAACTCAAGAAACTTTCTGATTACATAGATTTTGCTGAAATTATTCCTCAGCATGTAAGAGATCGTTATTACAATCAAACAGGACGACCGCCTTACTCTATTGAATCTATGCTTTCTGCTTTAATAATTCAAAAGCTTGTTTCCATACCGAGACCCCTGTTAAAGAGAACAATCCTAAATATTTCTTTTCTCTTAAAAGAAAGGTCGAGAAGGGAACTACTAAAAGACCTGAACATGAATTAATTGCCAAAAATATTAGTAAAATGCCTAAACGTTCTAAAGTTGAGCCCAAGGCTAAACTTTCTTACACCAATGGTCATTTTGCTTACGCTTTTACTGGTGCTGTATTGACAGGTGGGTTTGGTGTTATTAGAGATATTGAACTTTTTGAGGGTCAAAAAGATTCTACTACTTTAAAACCTATAATGAATAGCTTTAAGAAACGTCATGATATTCAAAGAACAATATTTTTACAGCTGATGCCGGCTTTGATAGTACTGAAAATTATCGCTTCTTGATAGAAGAATGTTCTTTAAAGCCAGTAATTTAGTAAAAATCGTAGAAATTCTAAAAAACTAGGTGAAAATTTTAATGAAAATGGTATTCCTGTTTGCCCTAAAGATAGTAGCCTTACTTTCAAATATGATGGTTATTGTAATTCACGCAAAAGAATCAAATGGGTTTGCCCTTTAAATAGAAAGCAAGGGACTAAACGTTATAGTAAATGTTCTAGTCCATGTACTGAGTCAAAGTATGGACGGGTAATTTACACCTATCCTAAAGACAATTATCGTTTTCATACTCCTATTCCAAGAGTTCTAAACTTTGGAAAAGGGTGTACAAGAAAAGGGTAGTGTCAGAACATTATCTCTAGACTTAAATTACCACTTAATCTAAGGCAACTAAACGTTAGAAATTTTCATAGTGTTTTTTCTTAATTTGCGTTATCTGCTATTGCTCAAAATATTGTTGCTTTAATTGCTTGTAGATCTGCATTCTATGAAAAGATCAGATCAATCCGTTGGATTGCTGCTTAAATTATTAACTTGAGGAGTGTTTCATCTTTTACCTTAGACTTTAAAATTCAAAGAGATTTGATTTTTCCCTGGTTATCTTTTTTATTTTTTAAAAACAAATATCTCCCTAGTATTGTAAAAACTAAAAAAGCCCCTAAAATTATATACATGGGTAGTCCACTAACATCCTCATTCACTTCACCATTAGTAGCTAGTACATGATTAATCTCAAAGTTCATAAACGTAAAGATCAAGATTAAATACATCAGCTTATTCACTAGATTAAATTGCACCAAAACACCCCATATCTCAAATCTTAAGATTCTATAATACATTTATTCTATAAACAATTCCATATACCTCCATTTACCTATTTTTGTTACATAACACTTTAAAGAATTACAACTTTAAAAAAAGATACTGCAAAAATTGCAGTATCTTTAAATAATTAATATTTAGCTAAATAATTGTCGATCTCCCATTTATGTACATGTCTCGCATAATCATTCCATTCTTTTCGTTTAGCTTTTATAAATAAATTAAAGACATGCTCACCTAAGGCCTCTTTTACTAAGCTATCTTTTTCCATCTCTTCTATCGCTTCATAGAGATCTCTTGGTAATTTATCTACATGAAGTTTATTACGCTCTTTACTAGACATATCAAAAATATTCTTTTCTATTTCAGAAGGTGGTTTTATTTTATTTTTAACACCTTCTAACCCAGCTTTTAACATTACAGCAAAAACTAAATAAGGATTTGCAATCGGATCTGGATTTCTTAATTCAACTCTAGTACTTTTACCTCTTGAAGCTGGTACTCGAACTAAAGTTGTACGATTTTTAGTTGACCAAGCAACTGTTGTAGGTGCTTCATATCCAGGCAACAGCCTTTTATAACTATTAATAATTGGATTAGAAATTAATGTCATCCCTTTAGCATGATTTAAAAGTCCACCAATATAATAATAGGCTATATCACTTAATTTGTTTTCTTTATTATTAGGATCATAAAATGCATTACTTCCATTTGTATATAGTGATTGATTACAGTGCATTGCATTTCCATTTTCACTAGAAAATGGTTTAGGTAAAAATGTTGCATATAATCCAAAATTATTAGCTACATTCTTAACAATATCTTTAAAAGTCATCCAATTATCTGCAGTTCTTAAAGCTTCATCATACTTAAAATCTATCTCATGTTGACCAGGGGCAACTTCATGATGTGAAGCTTCAATCTTAAAGCCCATTTTTTTCATAGTGAGAATTATGTTTCTTCTAGCATCTTCCCCCATATCATAAGGAGCTAAGTCAAAATACCCAGCTGTATCATGAATATCAAAAACCGGTCGTCCTTTTTCATCAGTATGAAATAAGAAGAATTCACCTTCTGGACCAACATTAAATCTATAACCCATATCTTGACATTCTTTTAAAGCACTTTTTAGAATATTTCTCGGACATCCTTCAAAAGGCGTACCATCAGGATTATAAACATCGCATACAAGACTAGCTACTCCTTTATCCGATGGTCTCCATGGCATAACATTAAAAGTAGAAGTATCTGGTATTAAAACTTGATCAGATTCTTCAACTCTTGCAAAACCATCAATGGATGAACCATCAAACATAAGCTCTCCTGCCATCGCAGAATCTAGCTCATCACTAGTTACTGATACACTTTTCATCGCCCCAAAAACATCTGTAAATTGTAGCCTAATAAATTCAATGTTTAAATCTTGAATTTTCTTTTTCAGGTCTTCTTTTGTAAGTTGACTCATGAATTAAATAACGCCGCCTATTTTTCCATGTTATTTTGGTGGTAAATTTTATCATACAGAACTTTAATGTCAAGTTGTTAGTAAAGGTCTCTCATACGATATAGTTTCTTTTAGAGCATTTACATATGTATTTCAAGATACTACTATACGATTTTCACAATTACACCACCATACATAAATATGGGCCATAGAAAGAGCATCATCTAGTATTTTCCTGAATTTACAAGTGATATTTTAGTCATAAAAGCTCACAATAATATATTGTAATTGATCAGATTACATAATTTCCATTTTTGTAGTATAATATTAATGGTCGATGAATGAACGTAAAAATTTAAAAGTAGGTGATAAGTAATGACAAAGCCTGATCAGCCGATAGTTGCGTTTTTTCTTGTTCCTAAAAGTGAAGTTATTTATGAGCATGAGAACTCAACTATGCGCCAGGCATTAGAAAGAATGGAATATCACCGTTATACAGCAATACCTATTCTTGATAATAACGGTCGATATGTATCAACAATTACAGAAGGTGATTTACTCTGGAAAATTAAAAATGATAACCTTAGTTTTCAAGACACAAATAACATTAACCTATCAGAGGTTCCTAAGAATATGAAGAACTATACAGTTTCAATAAATGTTTCAATAGAAGAGCTAGTTTTACTAGCTGGGGAACAAAATTTTGTTCCAGTAGTTGATGATCAACAGTATTTTATAGGGATCGTCAAACGAGGAGATATTATCCATTATTGTTATGAAGAAATATTTAAAAGTAGAGAAAAACAACCTTCATAAAAAACAGTAAAACCGTGGCGTTTGCCACGGTTTTACTATTCAACATCTTCTAATAAATTAAGCATCTGAGATTTATCTTGTGGACCGATAACACTCATATGAACATTTTTTTCATTATCTACTACAAAAGTCATAGGAAAAGCAGTTACAAAATAATCTTGAGCCATTTTAGCGTCAACATCAAATAGTACCGGAAAGTCATACCCTTCTTGTTCCATAAACGACTTAATTTCATCAGGATCTTCTTGCACATTAACAGTATATATATTCTTATTTGGTTCATTATCTAACCTTTGAAATAACTCTTGTATATCATCCATTTCTTCTAAACAGATTGGACAACTTCTTTGCCAAAACTTAACTATAGCATTTCCTTCAATATCTTCCGGAAACGAGATCTTTTTCCCTGATAATTCTTTTACATCATGGTTAGTTATCTCTACATCTGGGTCTTCATTTTTTATAAAATTTTCTTGAGGTTTTTCATCTATATCTTCACTTTCAATTTCATTAATCTCTATTTTTTCTTGACTATTATCATTTTCTTCTAATAGTTCTACAGGATTACAGCCTGTTACTAATAAACTAGTAAGTAACATTACAAATAAAGTGAAAATTTTCTTTGAAAGCATTATGAACCTCCTTTAATTCACAAGATTAAACAACCACAAACTTATATCAGCAAATTTATCAAATAATATAAGTAAACCAACTAAAATTAAAATACCACCACTTACGAAATTTATTTTAGGTAAGTATTTATTACATCTATTTAGTTTAGGGTAAAGTTGTTTTAAGAAAAAAGCTAAAAGTAAAAAAGGTATTGAAAAACCTAATGAAAAAGTTCCTAATAATCCCATTCCCTGATAAACAGTTTTAGAACTACCAGCTAACATTAAAATGCTGCCTAATATTGCTGTAGCACATGGTGTCCATGCAAACGCAAAAGTGGATCCAAAAAGTGTAGATGAAAAAAATCCAGGTTTTTTAGGAATAAAATTCATTTTATATGTCCTATTTAACATTGGAAGTTTCAAAAATCCACCTAACTGCAAACCGAAAAATATAACTAAGCCTCCAGCAACTACACGAATAATGTCCTGGGTAGCAGGTCTATTCAATAATTGTCCAATAGTAGTAGCTGTTGCCCCTAACAACACAAATATAATTGTAAACCCTAAAACAAAACCTAGTGCATTAATTAATAAACCACTTTGTGGACGATCTTGTTTCATTTCACTAAAAGAAGTTCCAGTAATATACGAAATATAGGCAGGGTATAAGGGCCAAACACAAGGACTAAAGAAAAACAAAAATCCAGCCAAAAAAGCGACTGAAATAGATACAGAATCACCTACCATAATTAACCCACCTCTCATTTTTTGTTTACCCCGCCAGGGTATAAGTATTTTACATTAATTTATTTTAACTGTCAATGTACCATATATACTTGATCCAAACAAGTAAATAATTTTAAAAATAAGTTATGTCCCGACAAAAGACATAAGAAAAGTAGCAGTTTAGAACTGCTACTTTCAGGATTATGACTTATCTTTAAAAAAATCCTTTTGTTAGTACATATAAAGAGTTTTCAATTAGCTCATCATCTGGCTTTTTACCATCTATTAAGATATAATAACAGATCACTTGATGTTCTACACCTCTAAAGATTCGAGTATATAAGGTTGGATCACCAGGCTCAACTTCACCTCGTTCTATACCTTTTTGAAACTCTGCTTTAAATTTATCTACAAAGATTTCTCTGACTTGTAATAACCAATCAAAGAGTGTTTTTTGTGTCACTACATCTGAGCTAACCAAAAACCTAGCAATTTCTTGGTTGGCCCACAAAAACTTAGTTTCTTCTTTTAGTAATAATCTTAATTTATCAATCAAAGGTAGATCTTTATCTAAAACAGAAACCTTTAAATCCTTATATTTTGTAACTCCATCTTTTATCATTTCTACAAATAAATCTTCCTTACTTTTAAAATAAAGATAAACTGATCCTTTAGCTACTTCTGCTTCCTTCGCCACTTCTTCAATTTTAGTATCTTGATAACCTTTGATTCCAAATACTTTAGTGGCAGCCTCAATTATCTGTTGTTTTTTCATGTAACAGCACTCCTTTACCCACTTTGTTCACTAACTGTTTCTGTTTTATTACTAAACTTACTTCCAAACCAATTACCAAAGTCATCTAATATTGTATAGATCACAGGGATCACTATCAAGGTTAATAAAGTAGAAACTGCTAATCCTCCAACAGTTACAGTTGCCATTGGAGCACTAGTTTCAGCTCCTTCACCAATACCTAAGGCAAGGGGTAGCATCCCTAGAATGGTAGTTGAAGTAGTCATTAAGATTGGACGTAATCTTTTCTTACCCGCTTCTAGTACAGCATCATAACGAGAATAGTTACGTTCTCGATATAATAAATTTATATAATCTACCATGACTATTCCATTATTAACTACAATTCCTGCAAGCATAATTACACCAATAAACGCAACAATACTAAAAGTACGGCCACTTATCAACAGCGCTAACACAACACCTATCATTGTTTGTGGTAAGGTAAACATAATAATAAAAGGATACAACAGTGACTCAAATTGTGCAGCCATCACCATATATACTAAGACCACAGCTAAAACAAGGGCCATAGTTAACTCATCAAAAGCTTCCATCATATCTCTATAGATACCCCGATACTCTATAAAATAACCTGATGGTAGATCTTTGTCTTCTAGTTCATCTTGAATATCATTCATAACACTTCCTAAGTCCCTATCTGCTACTTGTCCTGATATGGTCCCTGCCCTTACTTGATTTTCTCTTTTTATATCTCTTGGTGCTTCACCTATTTCTAAATCCGTTATTTCATGTAATGGTACTAACTCTTCTTTTGGTGTTTGAATTAACAATGATTCTAGAGTAGTTAAATCCCAGCCACGGGGATGTTCCATCATAAGTTGTATATCATACTCTTCCCCATCTTCTTCATATAAAGAGACTAACTGTCCGTCTAAAGCAATATTAAGAAATGAACCCACATGATAAGGTGTAAGACCATACGTAAAGGCCTGGTCTCTATTCATTTTAGCACTTAATTGTGGTGCTAGATCATCAAAACTTGTAGATACTTCTCTTGTACCAGGTACTTCATCAACAATATCAGCAAGTTCTGATGTCAGATCTTCTAAAACTTTGGTATCGTCTCCTCGAATAGATATTTGAATATCATCATCAAGCCCCACTGCTCCACCAGACAGATCTTGTTCTACAACTGTAACACTTACACCAGGTACTTGTGGGTGGCCTTTTCTAATTTCTTCAGCCACATCAAAAACTTCTCGTTCCCTATCACCTTCATCTTCTAAAAGTACATCTATTCTTCCAATATTAGATCCGGAATCTGCTAATACTCCACCATCTCCGATATTAGAAAAAACAGTTTCAACTTCTGGTATATCAGTTAACATCTCTTCAAAATCTCTCACCACTTCATCTGTATATGAAGTAGGAGAACCTACCGGCGTCTCTATATTAACCGTTATTTCACCAGTATCCATAGGCGGTAAGAATTCAAAACCCACTAAAGGTACAATAAAAACTGTAGATAGTAACACAGCTATAAATATCATCCCAATAATTTTACGATTTGAAAGCCCCCATTTAATTATTTTTTCATATTGTGAAGTTATAAACTCAATGAAAACATCGAATTTTTTAGGAATCTTACTAGTTCTTTCTGTTACATCTACATCTGGTCCAATAAACTTAACTGTCATTAAAGGAATAACACCTGCTGCCACAATTAATGAAGCTACTAAAGCAAAGGTTACTGTCCAGGCTAAAGGGGCGAATAAAATTGAAGATATCCCTTCTACAAAGACTATTGGTAAAAATGCACTAACACTTGTTATCGTTGCAGCTATTATAGCTCCTGTAACTTCTTTACTACCTAAAACCGCAGAATCTACAGGGGTATACCCCTCTTCTCTTTTTCTAAAGATATTTTCTAGGACAACTATTGCACTATCTACCATCATTCCAATACCTAAGGCAAGCCCACCAAGAGTAATAAAGTTTAATGTATAATCTCGAAAATACAAGAGATTAAATGTACCAATTATAGACACTGGAATAGCTATTCCAATTATTATAGTTGAGCGTAGATTACCTAAAAACAACCATAACATGAACATGGCGATCACAGCACCTGAAAGACCCATATTAATCAAGTTACTGATACTTCTTTCAATAAATTCACTTTGGTCCATAGCTATATCGAATTTAATATTACCTGGTAGTTCTTCTTCTAACTGATCAAACTCTTCTTTTACTTCATTAGCCACTTGTACTGTATTAGCTTCACTTTCTTTTCTTACACCTAGAGAAACAGTAGATTCTTCATTTAGTCTTGTAATTGGTTCTTGTTGTTCTAATACATCGTTAACTTCCGCTACTTCACCTAGCCTTACAGGAGTTTTCCCGTCTTCACCAATTATTAGATCTTCTAATTCCTCTACTGAGTCAAGCTCACCTTCAACTTCAATTAAATACTCTCTTCCCCCGTCTAGTACATCTCCACCAGACATATCAACATTTGAAGCATATATCAACTCACCAAGGTCTTCAATCGAAATTCCATAAGATGATAATTTATATGGATCAACTTTTATTTGTATTTCCCTTTCAACACCACCACTAACGTCTACAAGCGCAACTCCTTCTATACCCTCTATCTGGCTTTGTATCATATCTTCAGCCATCTCAGTCATTTCTTGATCATTTAGATCACCATATATTCCAGCCTGTACAACAGGTAGCATATCAGGATCAAGCTGCATAACAACTGGGTTTCCTACATCATCTGGTAATTGTTCCATAACCATATCAACCATTTCTCTTGCTTCAAGTGAAGCAAAGTCCATGTCTGTTCCCCAGTCAAATCTTGCTATAATTTCACTTTCACCAGGGCGTGAAGTAGACATTATTGTATCAATACCTTCTACGGTCGCAAGAGCTTCTTCCAAATGATTTGTTACCATATTCTCCACTTTTTCGGGCCCAGCCCCTTCGTATTCTGTTCTAATCATAAGAGCTGGAAGGTCAATATCAGGATATAGATCTATTGGCGTCTCTGACACTGATATAAAACCGATTAACAATACTGCAGTAATTATCATGAGAATAGTTATAGGTCTTTTAATCCCAAACTTAGCTACATTCATGATCTATCCCCCATTTCAACTGTCTCCACTTCATCACCCGGATAAACATTATCCATCCCTTCAAATACTACATAATCATCCTTAGAAACTCCTGAAGTAATTTCAATATAACCATCTTCAGAAAGACCAGTAGTAATATCAACAAACTTTATTTGATTATCTTCTACTATATATACACCTTTTGTATCATTATGCTCTATAACTGATTCTCTAGGAACTGATAAAGCATTTTCAGATTTATCGATTGTTAAGTCTATTTGGCTGTACATACCAGCTCTAACTTTTTCTTCTATTTCTGGTTCTAAATCAATTTCAACAGGATACCCCGATCCATCTTCAGGAGGAAGTTGACCTACATGATTAATAATTCCGGTAAAAGATATCTCATTAGCAGAAGGTATTTCAACCTTTGCTTCATCACCTTCAAATACGTAATTTACATAAACTTCAGGAAGTGCTCCTACAACTTGAAAGCTAGTAGTATCTAACATAACAAAAGCAGGCTCAGAAGTTCCAACTAGTTCACCTTCTTCAGCTCCAACCATAGCAATTTCTCCATCAGCTGGAGCTGTTATTTGGGTTCTATCTAACATACGTCGTGCTAAGTCAACTCCAGTTTCAGCTCGTCTAACTTGAGATCTCAAAGCATCTAATTCTTCGTCTCTTGCTCCTTTTTCTACAGTATCTTTATAAGCTTTAGCTGCTTCTAGTTGTTCCTTTGCATTAATATATTGTAGTTCAACCTGCTCTAGTTCTTGCCCTGAAGCATACCCCTGTTCATGTAGGTTCTCTACTCGTTCAAGTTCACGTTCCATCTGTTCTTTAGCTTCACGAGCACGCTCTACACTGGTTTTTGCTTCTATTTTTTCAGCACTTCTTGCACCTTTTTTAGCATCTTCTAACTGTGCTTTAGCACCATCATATGAAGCTATCGCCTCTTCTAATTGTAAATGGTAATCTCCTGCATCTAGCTGCATTAAAAGATCACCTTCATTAACATAATCACCTTCTTCTACATAAATTGTTTCTACTTCACCTGAAAGTTCAGGTACAACAACCCGTTGATCTGTAGGATCGACTTCACCTAAAATCGTAGTTCTTGCTGACATATCTTGTACTTTAGGGGTACTTTTTGCTACTAGAGAAAGATCATCTTCTATAATTACTTCTTCCTCTTTAAACATATCTAAATAAACATAGGTAAAAGCTAATATAGCTATTATTAATAGGGTAATTAACTTTTTATAATGCTTTGTAAATAAAATTTTTGTTTTCTTCTTTTCTTTTGTCATTATTATCCCCTCCCGTCTGTGACCCTAGTAATTAATATCACAGTTAAAATAAAGTTTCATCATTAAATTCATCATCATCTCGTTATGTATATTCATTTCTTTCTAATAAATCATCCTCTAGATCCATTCTACTAAAATATCTTCTGTTAAAAGTCCTTTATCTAGCAGCCTATCTTGTAAGTACAATTGATCGATTTTATTTTTAGTATGATCATACATAAGCTCAGTCTCACGTAACTCAGTCTGGCATTTCAAA
Proteins encoded in this window:
- a CDS encoding pyridoxamine 5'-phosphate oxidase family protein gives rise to the protein MSHILGSKLTEEHKKLFNEKEVTAVVATVSENGYPNAAPMALFYAPDSKILRMSIGSMHETYKNIKQNGKVVVSVMEDDDIAFSVKGECDIIKEKSDVNDGMAVIEMKVDEVKKDTSPVARITGGVEIEPRNEKSVNFLKGLAEELRG
- a CDS encoding efflux RND transporter periplasmic adaptor subunit, coding for MTKEKKKTKILFTKHYKKLITLLIIAILAFTYVYLDMFKEEEVIIEDDLSLVAKSTPKVQDMSARTTILGEVDPTDQRVVVPELSGEVETIYVEEGDYVNEGDLLMQLDAGDYHLQLEEAIASYDGAKAQLEDAKKGARSAEKIEAKTSVERAREAKEQMERELERVENLHEQGYASGQELEQVELQYINAKEQLEAAKAYKDTVEKGARDEELDALRSQVRRAETGVDLARRMLDRTQITAPADGEIAMVGAEEGELVGTSEPAFVMLDTTSFQVVGALPEVYVNYVFEGDEAKVEIPSANEISFTGIINHVGQLPPEDGSGYPVEIDLEPEIEEKVRAGMYSQIDLTIDKSENALSVPRESVIEHNDTKGVYIVEDNQIKFVDITTGLSEDGYIEITSGVSKDDYVVFEGMDNVYPGDEVETVEMGDRS
- a CDS encoding TlpA family protein disulfide reductase produces the protein MLSKKIFTLFVMLLTSLLVTGCNPVELLEENDNSQEKIEINEIESEDIDEKPQENFIKNEDPDVEITNHDVKELSGKKISFPEDIEGNAIVKFWQRSCPICLEEMDDIQELFQRLDNEPNKNIYTVNVQEDPDEIKSFMEQEGYDFPVLFDVDAKMAQDYFVTAFPMTFVVDNEKNVHMSVIGPQDKSQMLNLLEDVE
- a CDS encoding cytochrome c biogenesis CcdA family protein, with the translated sequence MVGDSVSISVAFLAGFLFFFSPCVWPLYPAYISYITGTSFSEMKQDRPQSGLLINALGFVLGFTIIFVLLGATATTIGQLLNRPATQDIIRVVAGGLVIFFGLQLGGFLKLPMLNRTYKMNFIPKKPGFFSSTLFGSTFAFAWTPCATAILGSILMLAGSSKTVYQGMGLLGTFSLGFSIPFLLLAFFLKQLYPKLNRCNKYLPKINFVSGGILILVGLLILFDKFADISLWLFNLVN
- the glnA gene encoding type I glutamate--ammonia ligase, with the translated sequence MSQLTKEDLKKKIQDLNIEFIRLQFTDVFGAMKSVSVTSDELDSAMAGELMFDGSSIDGFARVEESDQVLIPDTSTFNVMPWRPSDKGVASLVCDVYNPDGTPFEGCPRNILKSALKECQDMGYRFNVGPEGEFFLFHTDEKGRPVFDIHDTAGYFDLAPYDMGEDARRNIILTMKKMGFKIEASHHEVAPGQHEIDFKYDEALRTADNWMTFKDIVKNVANNFGLYATFLPKPFSSENGNAMHCNQSLYTNGSNAFYDPNNKENKLSDIAYYYIGGLLNHAKGMTLISNPIINSYKRLLPGYEAPTTVAWSTKNRTTLVRVPASRGKSTRVELRNPDPIANPYLVFAVMLKAGLEGVKNKIKPPSEIEKNIFDMSSKERNKLHVDKLPRDLYEAIEEMEKDSLVKEALGEHVFNLFIKAKRKEWNDYARHVHKWEIDNYLAKY
- a CDS encoding CBS domain-containing protein, whose protein sequence is MTKPDQPIVAFFLVPKSEVIYEHENSTMRQALERMEYHRYTAIPILDNNGRYVSTITEGDLLWKIKNDNLSFQDTNNINLSEVPKNMKNYTVSINVSIEELVLLAGEQNFVPVVDDQQYFIGIVKRGDIIHYCYEEIFKSREKQPS
- a CDS encoding efflux RND transporter permease subunit, translating into MNVAKFGIKRPITILMIITAVLLIGFISVSETPIDLYPDIDLPALMIRTEYEGAGPEKVENMVTNHLEEALATVEGIDTIMSTSRPGESEIIARFDWGTDMDFASLEAREMVDMVMEQLPDDVGNPVVMQLDPDMLPVVQAGIYGDLNDQEMTEMAEDMIQSQIEGIEGVALVDVSGGVEREIQIKVDPYKLSSYGISIEDLGELIYASNVDMSGGDVLDGGREYLIEVEGELDSVEELEDLIIGEDGKTPVRLGEVAEVNDVLEQQEPITRLNEESTVSLGVRKESEANTVQVANEVKEEFDQLEEELPGNIKFDIAMDQSEFIERSISNLINMGLSGAVIAMFMLWLFLGNLRSTIIIGIAIPVSIIGTFNLLYFRDYTLNFITLGGLALGIGMMVDSAIVVLENIFRKREEGYTPVDSAVLGSKEVTGAIIAATITSVSAFLPIVFVEGISSILFAPLAWTVTFALVASLIVAAGVIPLMTVKFIGPDVDVTERTSKIPKKFDVFIEFITSQYEKIIKWGLSNRKIIGMIFIAVLLSTVFIVPLVGFEFLPPMDTGEITVNIETPVGSPTSYTDEVVRDFEEMLTDIPEVETVFSNIGDGGVLADSGSNIGRIDVLLEDEGDREREVFDVAEEIRKGHPQVPGVSVTVVEQDLSGGAVGLDDDIQISIRGDDTKVLEDLTSELADIVDEVPGTREVSTSFDDLAPQLSAKMNRDQAFTYGLTPYHVGSFLNIALDGQLVSLYEEDGEEYDIQLMMEHPRGWDLTTLESLLIQTPKEELVPLHEITDLEIGEAPRDIKRENQVRAGTISGQVADRDLGSVMNDIQDELEDKDLPSGYFIEYRGIYRDMMEAFDELTMALVLAVVLVYMVMAAQFESLLYPFIIMFTLPQTMIGVVLALLISGRTFSIVAFIGVIMLAGIVVNNGIVMVDYINLLYRERNYSRYDAVLEAGKKRLRPILMTTSTTILGMLPLALGIGEGAETSAPMATVTVGGLAVSTLLTLIVIPVIYTILDDFGNWFGSKFSNKTETVSEQSG
- a CDS encoding TetR/AcrR family transcriptional regulator; this translates as MKKQQIIEAATKVFGIKGYQDTKIEEVAKEAEVAKGSVYLYFKSKEDLFVEMIKDGVTKYKDLKVSVLDKDLPLIDKLRLLLKEETKFLWANQEIARFLVSSDVVTQKTLFDWLLQVREIFVDKFKAEFQKGIERGEVEPGDPTLYTRIFRGVEHQVICYYILIDGKKPDDELIENSLYVLTKGFF